The genomic stretch CAACCAGAGAAAGGGAATATCTATCTGTTTTATCCGTTCCATATTATTACCCCTGAAAGTGGTAACATATGAACCTGGCACATCAAAGTACAGTGCATCTTTAACCAGTGTTTCAATGGACCCTATGGGCGCTATAAAAGATAACGCAATTATGCTCTCGTAGGGGTTATGGGATGTAATTTTACCTCCTATTAAAGAACCCAGTGAGTATGCGATAACAACTATCTGAGGGTTACCATGATTTTTAAGATAGGATAGAGCAGTATGCCCATCTTCATAAATGTTTTCTTCAGTAGCCACTCCACTACTTCTGCCAAACCCACGGTAATCGATTGCAAATACCGGATACCCGCTTTCATAGAGAAGCCTTATTTTTGGCCAGTAGTAGTCTAAGTGTTTAGTATTTCCATGCAGGTACAGTATTACGGTGTCTTCACTAGTAAAATAGGATTGTGGTCCCAAAAGTATAGCCGCAATACTATCTGAGCCACTTTGCAAAGTCAGCTCATGAATCTTTTCTGGTCTAATCAGCCCTAAGGAATCTATAACATCATCTAACTCCCGTTCACCCCCGTAAAAATCGAATTTATAGCTCTCAAGCGCTTCCCCTTCAAAAAGAAAGGGATCAAGATTTAAGCATTGTAAACTGAAACACACAACTGCCAGCATGGAAATAAATATCAATTTAGGCTTTAAAGGTATTTTCATTTTCTACCTCCAAACGAGCGGTTAACTCCAATATAAATACCCCATATCCCATGCTGACCAATCCCCTGGTTGTTAACCGGTCTGCCGGAATTTTTAAGATGTGGAGTGAATAATCTCCCCTCAACCTGAAAACACCAGGTATTATGGTTTAACCCATAGCCCAGGTATAAAGCAGGTAACCAGCGATTTTTTTGTGGATTCTGATCTGTACGCTTGTTTCTGAATTCAAACCAGCTGTCTACACCAGTATAGAAAAAACTTTTCTTATGTTCCCAGTACCATCCAAGGTTCAAGGCGGGAAGTAACCGAAAACTATCTTCTTTAAAATTGGTTGTTAGTACAAAACCAGGGGAAACATAGGCGCCGGCATTCCACTTTTCTATTGTTAAGGGATGAAAAGTAATACCACCATCGATATGCATAACACCAAACAAAAGATCTGTCAGTGCCATACCGCTTTCAATGGAAACATCATCATATACACCGTATGAGTATCCGACATTAAGAAGCGGTAATGGGATATTGGTACCAGCGACTTCAGTAATTGGTCCACCAAAGCTTAAGGAGATTCGGGAATCACCTTTATTTAGAGGCTTTACATTACGAACCGCGGTACATGAGAGTAGTAGTAGCGCAAAAAAAACTATGGTTAGTGTTACTGTTTTTTTCATAAATCTCTTTTCTTTACCTATAAAACGCAAAATACTATTTAGACGGAGCAAAAAGCATAAATTAGCTCACACGTAGTAAGTACGAGCAATGGGCTTTGAGCAGGGAAAGGATAGTTTTTACAATTTTTTCTACCCCCGAAGCTTTTTTTTCCTTCCCTCTGTCTTCTATTTTCTGCGCGATTCTCATGAAGGATGTCTTGATCGGTTCTAGGGCGGAACTGATCGGTTCTAGGGCGGTACGGATCGGTTAAAAAAAACTGGTTATCGGGCATTAAGGAATATAAAAGGACGGGAAAAGCTATAGTTGGAAGGGCCGAGTACAAAAAGGCATAGTCAGGAAGTAATATGCTAATGCGCTAAGGACTAAAGGATGATGGGTTTCAGGAGTTTGCAGGGGAAGCAATCTGCTATCCCTTGCCTTAAAAAAATTTTAAACAGCTGCATTGGATCGTTTTTGCGCATTTATCACCGCCTGCTTGGCGCTTTCGAATATATATTCGAAACGGTCGACGATTCCTTTTCTAAGGTTGAAGGCTTCTCTTTTTAACTCCTGAAATTGGCTTATATGACATTTCTCCTCTTTGATACAAGAATCAACCTGGGCAACAGCGTGGGTAAATGTTCCTGCCCTGAAACAGACCGTTTTCAGGTAAATATGGTCTATTCTCGAATTTTTAAGATCTTCACCATATTTTTCAACCAGCTCTGCCACACGCCTCCCTCCTGCATCGCTTCAGAAAAGGGCATATTTATAACTGTTAGATTATCATCGGGGATTGATAGAATGTCCTCTTTTACCGCATTAAAACATTCAATCGGATCACGGATTTCGGTCATAAATTGCTCCTTGAGCCAGGTGTTACTACCTGTATAGTGATGGGACAGTCAAGACAGAACTGGTTTATATATTAATTATCCAACAATTTTTCTCTAACTACCGTTTGCAGTTTTTAAGCCATTTTTACGGCTACAACAAACTTTTATAGCTCTGCCAGCAATTAAGTAAAATGTATTTCGATTTGAAAGGAAGGCAACATTTTTTTTATGGTAGATTAAGAGTGCGGGGTTAAGGGATAGCACAATAGTAGTTTGACTACTCTCAAGCGTCGGGGTGAAGGATGAATTTTCTGCATCAATTAAGTACCCGATCTACAAAGGGACAAAAAGTGTAATGAACACCGCTCCTTCTGGCACGCATTCTGCATTACATCTATAGTGTGAACGATATATTCAGCCCATACCTTTTTCTGAAGGAGTCTGTTGTATGGTTGGTTATCATGCGTCGCATGAACAGTTTAAGCCTTCAGACCTTCTGAGGCTTGTACAGATGGCGGAGTCTGTGGGATTCGATGAAGTGCTTTCTTCAGATCATTTTGAGCCCTGGAGTAGTAATCAGGCTCAAAGTGGATTTGCCTGGTCCTGGCTTGGAGCAGCCATGCAGGCAACAGCAATCCCCTTTGGAGTAGTAACTGCTCCTGGGTACCGGTACAATCCCGCCATCATCGCTCAGGCTACAGCAACACTGCTTAATTGTTTTCCCGATCGTTTCTGGGTTTCGGTTGGCACGGGGCAGGCGCTCAATGAAAGTATCACCGGTCAGAGGTGGCCCGATAAAGAAAGCAGAAAGGAGAGGCTTTTTCAGTGCGCAGAGGTAATGCGTAAACTTTGGCTTGGAGAAACGGTTACTCACAGAGGTGACGTTACGGTGGAAAACGCCAATCTCCATACGCTTCCACCCTCCCCACCTCTTTTGATTGCTGCGGCGATCTCAGAAGATACGGCCCGCTGGGCAGGGCAGTGGGCAGATGGGTTGATAACGATCAGCCAACCGAGAGAAAAGCTAAAGCGTGTGGTTGACGCATTTAAGAGTGCAGGGGGAGAAAACAAGCCAATGTATCTTAAAGTGCAGCTCTCTTACGCACCGGATGAAAACGAAGCCCTCAGTGGCGCGTTCGAACAGTGGAAATATGTAATTCATGACAGCTCCGTAACCGCGGAGTTGAGAACACCGGAGCAGTTTGAGGCTGCATCGATGTTTATCACCCCCGATCAGATGCATGAGCATGTAAGGATCTCTTCGAGTATATCCAGATTTGTCGATTGGCTCAATGTGGACCTGGAGATGGGATTTAACAAGCTGATACTTCACAATGTAAACAGAAAGCAGGAGCGTTTTATTGAAGCATTTGGGACTTCAGTGCTTCATCAATTGGCAACATAGGTTAGGCCCAAAGAATAGGTAAGGAGATAACAGGTGAGTGCTGGGGGATATAAAGAAATCTCTGATTACGGGATAATCGGCAATCTCAGAAGCATTGCTCTGGTGGGAAGAGATGGCTCTATCGATTGGTGCTGTTTTCCTCATCTGGACAGTGATGCCTGTTTTGGTGCACTTTTGGATAATGAGCTGGGTGGGCATTTCTCTGTTAAGTTAAAGAACGGTCTTCTGGGGATTCAAAGATATACCGAAAGCACAAATGTACTTAAAACTGTATTGTCAGGAGAGAGTGGGGAGCTGGTCATTACGGATTTTATGCCTCTTAAGGGCAATATTTATACGCCGGGAAAATCAGAATCAAAGAGTGAAATCATAAGAATTCTTGAGTGCAGAGGAAGCCGCGCGGAGGTTTTCCTGGAGTGGGCTCCCAGGTTTAACTACGCAAAAAGCAAAACTACCATAGAGCAGGGCTCTAACGGCTGGATTGCCAGAGGCAGCGGAGGATACCTGATGTCACTGGCCGGTGTAGGTGAGGGGGAGAAATCCACAAGTACAAATAATGGATACGTAAAAGCGACGTTAAGGATTGATGGTGGGCAAAAACGTGTTATGGTATGCAGGTGGCAGTCCGATGATACGAATATCGATAGGGAGGAGGAGTTTAGAAAGTTATATGAAACAGAGATGGTATGGAAAGAGTGGGCAAATCAGCAGGGAATAATTGAGAATAAGGACTGGACAGGAAAATATTTTCCTGCGGTGATTCGTTCAGAGCTGGTATTAAAACTCCTTACTCACAGTGATACAGGCGCGATAGCGGCAGCAGCTACTACCAGTCTTCCGGAAACATTGGGGGGAGTCAGAAACTGGGATTATCGTTACACCTGGATACGGGACGCGGCTATGACCTCCCAGGCGCTGGTATCGGTAGGCCACACCTATGAGGCTCTTCAGCTTATGGAATGGATGGAGAAGGTATCCGAGATACGTTCTGAGAAGGACTTTAATCTTCAGATTATGTATGGTATTCATGGCCAGACAGAGCTTGGGGAGTCGGTGCTTGAACATCTGAGGGGGTATAAAGATTCAAGGCCGGTGCATATAGGCAACGGAGCCGCTTCACAGCTTCAGCTTGAAACTCACGGGGAGCTTTTAAATATCGCCTATGAACTGTCCCGAAGAGGAGAAACTCTTAGCCCGTATACCTTGGAATTTTTGGGTAAAACTGCGGACTTTGTAGCTGAAAACTGGAATCGCCCGGATCATGGGATATGGGAGATACGAGGACCCATGAGGCATTACACCTACTCGAAGGTAATGTGCAGGGTTGCTCTTCAACGGGCAGTTCATTTAGCCTCCAATTATGGCTTAAATGGCAGGGCCAAAAGATGGGTTCTTGCAATGGAGCGTATCGATAAGGATATTTTGGAGAAGGGGTATGATCCGGCAGTTGGAGCATTTGTGCAAAGTTATGAGTCAAAGCACCTTGATGCTTCAAATCTGAGAATAGCTTTGATGGAGTTTTTAGGTCCGGATCATTACATGATTCAAAATACAATCAACAAAACTTTGCAGGAGCTTACTGAAAATGGGTTAGTATACCGATATTTGTGTGATGATGGATTACCGGGAAAAGAGGGGGCATTTGTAATTTGTACATCCTGGCTTATCGATAATTTATCTATTTCAGGCAGAATCGAAGAGGCAACAGAAATGTTTGAATCTTTACTTAATAGGGCAAATCACCTGGGCCTTTTTTCTGAGCAGATAGACCCCTCAAGCGGTGAGTTTCTGGGCAATTTTCCACAAGCCTTCTCTCATATCGGCCTGATAAACAGCGCTGTTTATCTGGCTTATGGTCAGGGCAGATCAACACCTGAACACCATCCTATTGGCACCAAAATGCATAGAAAATTACAGAGTGGTAATCAGAGGAAACTGTAAGTACCTATGAACTCCAGGAAAAGATTACTGTACGCAAGGCTGGTGGGTGTACTTATACTGCTTATATTTTTGTCCTATTCCTATAAAGGATATGAGTCACAGGTGGAAACGTTAGTTTTTCTCGAGGATAATCTCACATTTAACGATTTTTCTTCAAACAATTCCCTTAGCGGCCGGGATCTGTGGAAAGAGTATGTGCCTTTTGCACAGGAAGTAGTAATCTATAATGAAGATAAAAGTGTGACTGAAGCGATGTGGCTTTCCTCTTCTGCCTTGATCAAGCGACCATTACTGGTAGTACTTGGTGACGATAATGGTCATTTAACAGACTGGAGTGTTCCGTTTGCTCACTTATCAAAGAAAAACAGGTGGAATTTTATTTTCCCTGATATCAAAACCGGATCTATTAATAAAACCAATCGTAACGAAGTGGAAAAAACAGCTCGAAAAATTAAATCCCTGGTAGATTACGCTTCTATTCATAGCAGAGTAGATAGTTCAAGGGTATATATAGTTGGGTTTAATACGGGAACGTTAGCAGCTCTTAGTTTCGCATCCCACTATCCACATCTGGTAAGTGCTCTTAGTTTATGGGGAAGTGAATGTATGCAGGATTTAAATGACAGCATTTTTTCTCTGTTAATTCAAAACCAAAAAGGCGGTCACTCAACCTTTATTCACTTAGCGCATGGGTTACATGACCCTGTAAACGATCCGTATAACACGCTCTATCTTTTTAAGCGGATTTCCGGAGCGAAGATAAATGGTATAGCAAGATTACTATCTGCTCATGATGAAGAATATGGAGGTGACACAATTTTTGAGTCACTGGCCGAATATACATACCAAAAAGAGAATATAGCCCTTTTTATTTTCGAAGGGGAACAGGATCTGTTCTACAACATAGCACTACGGCAGTTAGTACGAAGACCCTAAAGTTATTACCCTCTTTAAGATAACAAACAAAATGAAGACCTTTAGTTTACATAGCAAAGAGTGGCATTTTCTTTGCGGACCTATGAAATATATAGGTTTCGAACAGATAAATGTATTGTGATATGGAGATAATGATGGTACGAGTGCGAATCTGCACAGTTATGATAATTATAAGTGTTACGATGCTTGGAATTACTGATGCCGATGTAATGTATGTTCCGGCTCCGGTGGATGTGATAGAGCAGATGCTGGAGATTGCTGATGTTGGGGAAGATGATTTGGTGTATGATCTTGGATGTGGGGATGCTCGTATTGCTATAGCAGCAGTCACTCAAAGAGGGGCAAGAGCTGTTGGGATAGATAATGATCGAAACAGGATTAGATTAGCAATCAATGAGGCAGAATACTTAGGTATAAAGGAAAAAATACAGTTTGTGCAAGGCGATCTATTTGGCTATCCGGTGACTGAGGCAACAGTGGTAATGATCTATTTAGACCGGGAACTCAACCAACGTCTTCGCTATAAATTGTTAAAAGAACTAAGACCGGGATCAAAGGTGGTTTCTCATGAATATTGCATGGAAGACTGGAGAGCGGATATGATAAAACAGGTCCGTAATTCAAAAGTATATATGTGGATTATACCCGCAAATATTTCGGGTCTGTGGCGATTATATGATGAAGAGCAGGGCGAAAAAATGTTACATATGCAAGTGGTGCAAAGATTTCAGGATTTAGAAATTGAGGCTACGAGTGCAAAGGGAGAGGCTATACAATTAAAAGGCTCCAGTTTACAGGGGGCCTCAATGAGGATAATGCTTCAGGGTACAGATAAGCAATACTATCTGTACAGGGCAAAGTTTGATGGAGAAAAAATGGTAGGAGAAGTAGTAGCAGAAGATGGTACGATGAGGAGGTGGTATGGGGAGCGGGATGAAGGCACGAGGGGTCGGATTTTTTATCCAGCTTCGGGGATTTGAGGAGGTGTTTGGGGGGGGGGGGGACGGACTGTTTTATTTCCATTATCACTTCAAACCTAGGGACCAAATCATAGGGACGGACTGTTTTATCACCTAATTCCCAAATTGGAAAAGACGCCTCGTTCATGTAAGCACGCCAATGTATTTATTCAGTTATTCAATTAAAAATTTCTGATCTAATTAGACTATTATTGATTGATGTTATTGGGGGACGTATTATTGGGGGACGGACTGTTTTATTCCATTATCACTTCAAACCTAGGGACCAAATTATAGGGACGGACTGTTTTATCACCTAATTCCCAAATTGGTAAACTTGCCTCGTTCATGAAAGTACCCCAAATAGGTTTATTTCAATCATTCAAGTAAAAAGTTTCTGTTCCAATTAGATTAAAGGGATTTATAACCATAAGATATCAAAAATAGCAATTATGGCAAAAATATTGCTTATTCGAAATTCAGCAATATAAAAGTACTTAACTGAAATGAGGACACCTCATGCCACGCACACGACGCTTTGAAGAACCTGGTTCTCTTTATCACATAATGGCTCACTCAATAGAAGGTAAAGATATGTTTTGTGATGATTACGACAGATCCGAATTCCTTCTAAGGCTTGAAAAAGGGCTAAACAAAACTGGTTTTCAGTGCTACACCTGGACTCTTATGGATAATCATTACCATATGCTGATTAGAACAAACCATTTGAAATTGGAAAAACTGATGCGAGGCCTCAACGGAGGGTATGCACAGTATTATAACAAAAAATACAGTAGAACAGGGTATCTGTTTCAGGACAGATTCAAATCAGTTCTCTGTCAAGATCAGAACTATGCTGCTAATCTGGTTAAATATATCAACTTAAACCCTCTTCGGGCTGGTAAAGTTACATCGATGGAAGAGCTGAAGGCTTACACATGGTGTGGGCACAGGTTTTTGCTAGGAGAAAACTGTGCGATAGGGGAAAGGTTTCAAAGCCGGGCAGAATGTTTAGGTCGCTTCGGGAAAGAGGAGAAGGAAGCTGTTAGAAACTATATCCAGTTTTTGCAAGAAAACTATGTGGAAGATGTTGCAGAAGAAGCAGGGATGCTTTCGGAAGTCGAAACACAAGAGGTTGAAAAGTCATGTAAGGGATGGCCTACAGTTATAGGAGATGCGGATTTCATCAAGAGGGCAATGAAGCGATATCAAAGTGAAATGAACCTAAAGCATCGTAAAGCAGATTATCCAATTATACTGGAAAGTACAGCACAATGGGTGTGCAAAGTGCATCAACTGGAAAAGAATGAGTTAAAAAAACGTGGTTGGAATAATAACAGATCCAAAGCAAGAATCCGGTTTTGTTACCATTTAAATAAAAAGGAGCTTATCCCACCTTCAATCATCGCAAAATACCTTAAGATCACCATAAGTCCGGTAACAAGGATGATTGAAATTGGTGATATGTTGTTTAATGAAGAAAGAAATGTGCATTAAAAAGCTTTCGCTCAAAAAGTGATGATGCACGGTTAGGTTGAATAGATATTGAAGATTATTGATCACCCCTCCTAGTTGTTTGACTTCAGTAGAAGTTGCAACCAATTATGCTTATCCTATCTTTGTACTTTGTGTGGACAACAATACTTATTAGATTTTTAATAGTCCGTCCCCTAAAAGCCCATTCTTAACCGAAAGTGTAAGGCAAAAACCTAAACTCAGTCTAAGTTCAATCAACCAGAATTAACAAAAGATTATAACCACAGTTTTCCATAGGCTTGTGTATGTGTAGGATACTGCTGCCAAGTTGGTTTCAAGCATGAGTGTGGTTAGGTAAGTTATTCAGAAATTAAAGGTCCGTCCCTTAAAAAAGTAATAAAAACTAAAAGCCGTGCTCAGTACTATCCCCTTATCGGCCACAATCACACAGCAAGGCAAAGAAAAACTTAACAACGCACTTAGCCTGGATTACAAACAAGCTAAGGAATCCAACCACGGCTTTTGAGAAAATCGACGGGTACAACTTTCTATTCAGTTACTTAGATTGTGGTTGGGTGTTTTACTATTCAGATATTAACAGTCCGTCCCCACCAGAGCTCTCTAAAACCCTGAATCAAAACAAACTACCCCAACCCCTATCCCTAACCCACCTACACAAAAAAACACCAACCCTTGCTTTATCACTCTTTTTCCCCTATATTATTATAGTATATATAGGGAATTAAAAATGAAGGTGAGCGCCATGAAAAAATCCAATACTGTAGTAAAAGGAATAACTTTTCTGCTACTATGCAATTTAAGCGCTTTTGCTGGGCGGTTCAGCGGTACTGTCGTAGATTCTGAAACACAAAAGCCCATTCCCGGTGCACTTGTCTCCATAGGGCATACTCAGACCAGAACCACCAGCGATTCTGCCGGATACTTCTCCTTCTCTACCTCGGCTACTTCAGCAAGAACGGTTCAGGCACAACAAAATAGGAGTATGAGAGTCGCCTGGTACGGGGGACGGAGAGTCTTTGATTTCTCCAACGCACCTCAAATTACATCCTATGAGCTTTTTAATCTTAGTGGAAGATTAGTTCATAGAAAAGAACTGAGCGACAGCAGGGTCGTTTCTCCTCCAAATCTTGCAGGAAACATTTACATCATTAGACTTATAAACAGTGATATGCAATCCAAAGCATTCAAATGGACTCCCTTTTCCAATCGCTCCTCCTTCACACTACCTGCTGTGAAGGATAAAGAGATCGCTTCAACAGCACAGGCCGAAGGGCCTTTTCATCTTATATTTAGTCACGATGATTACTATGTGGTGAATCTGACTTTCCCCCGGGCTGCAGAAGGCGTTCGTATATCTATGCCTCCCGATCCAAGGAGTTTTGTTTTTAATGAAAAGGAGGTAAGGACCTATCGTTTCACAGTAAATGAGCAGGATTCACTCTATATGGAGGAAAATGCCTTACTTCAAAACTACGTTCCTGCCAATCTTCAATTTGAAGATCAGGACTGGGGTCAGGTAGGGCTTAGGTATAAAGGATCGATTGGGTATTCTTTACCGAATTGTTTTGATCCCGACAGAAGCAGTAATCTTCATAAATCAGTGTGTCATAAAATCTCTCTTAAAATCAAATTTGATCAGTATAACAGAGATAAGCGTTTTTACGATATGAGACGTTTGAATCTTCATGCCCTCTCTGCAGATCCAACGAAGATGCATGATATTCTGTCCTATGGACTCTTCAGAGATATGGGAGTTTTGGGTCCTCGGGTATCCTATGTTAAAATTTATATCAATGATAATTTTGAAGGATTGTTTTTGGCAGTAGAAGAAGTGGATGGGAGATTTGCCGCATCCCGCTGGCCCTCAAACAGTAACGGGAATATGTATAAAGAGGTATGGCCAACTACCGACAATCCTAACC from Chitinispirillales bacterium ANBcel5 encodes the following:
- a CDS encoding transposase, yielding MPRTRRFEEPGSLYHIMAHSIEGKDMFCDDYDRSEFLLRLEKGLNKTGFQCYTWTLMDNHYHMLIRTNHLKLEKLMRGLNGGYAQYYNKKYSRTGYLFQDRFKSVLCQDQNYAANLVKYINLNPLRAGKVTSMEELKAYTWCGHRFLLGENCAIGERFQSRAECLGRFGKEEKEAVRNYIQFLQENYVEDVAEEAGMLSEVETQEVEKSCKGWPTVIGDADFIKRAMKRYQSEMNLKHRKADYPIILESTAQWVCKVHQLEKNELKKRGWNNNRSKARIRFCYHLNKKELIPPSIIAKYLKITISPVTRMIEIGDMLFNEERNVH
- a CDS encoding TIGR03885 family FMN-dependent LLM class oxidoreductase — translated: MVGYHASHEQFKPSDLLRLVQMAESVGFDEVLSSDHFEPWSSNQAQSGFAWSWLGAAMQATAIPFGVVTAPGYRYNPAIIAQATATLLNCFPDRFWVSVGTGQALNESITGQRWPDKESRKERLFQCAEVMRKLWLGETVTHRGDVTVENANLHTLPPSPPLLIAAAISEDTARWAGQWADGLITISQPREKLKRVVDAFKSAGGENKPMYLKVQLSYAPDENEALSGAFEQWKYVIHDSSVTAELRTPEQFEAASMFITPDQMHEHVRISSSISRFVDWLNVDLEMGFNKLILHNVNRKQERFIEAFGTSVLHQLAT
- a CDS encoding class I SAM-dependent methyltransferase, with the protein product MMVRVRICTVMIIISVTMLGITDADVMYVPAPVDVIEQMLEIADVGEDDLVYDLGCGDARIAIAAVTQRGARAVGIDNDRNRIRLAINEAEYLGIKEKIQFVQGDLFGYPVTEATVVMIYLDRELNQRLRYKLLKELRPGSKVVSHEYCMEDWRADMIKQVRNSKVYMWIIPANISGLWRLYDEEQGEKMLHMQVVQRFQDLEIEATSAKGEAIQLKGSSLQGASMRIMLQGTDKQYYLYRAKFDGEKMVGEVVAEDGTMRRWYGERDEGTRGRIFYPASGI
- a CDS encoding glycoside hydrolase family 15 protein — encoded protein: MSAGGYKEISDYGIIGNLRSIALVGRDGSIDWCCFPHLDSDACFGALLDNELGGHFSVKLKNGLLGIQRYTESTNVLKTVLSGESGELVITDFMPLKGNIYTPGKSESKSEIIRILECRGSRAEVFLEWAPRFNYAKSKTTIEQGSNGWIARGSGGYLMSLAGVGEGEKSTSTNNGYVKATLRIDGGQKRVMVCRWQSDDTNIDREEEFRKLYETEMVWKEWANQQGIIENKDWTGKYFPAVIRSELVLKLLTHSDTGAIAAAATTSLPETLGGVRNWDYRYTWIRDAAMTSQALVSVGHTYEALQLMEWMEKVSEIRSEKDFNLQIMYGIHGQTELGESVLEHLRGYKDSRPVHIGNGAASQLQLETHGELLNIAYELSRRGETLSPYTLEFLGKTADFVAENWNRPDHGIWEIRGPMRHYTYSKVMCRVALQRAVHLASNYGLNGRAKRWVLAMERIDKDILEKGYDPAVGAFVQSYESKHLDASNLRIALMEFLGPDHYMIQNTINKTLQELTENGLVYRYLCDDGLPGKEGAFVICTSWLIDNLSISGRIEEATEMFESLLNRANHLGLFSEQIDPSSGEFLGNFPQAFSHIGLINSAVYLAYGQGRSTPEHHPIGTKMHRKLQSGNQRKL
- a CDS encoding alpha/beta fold hydrolase translates to MKIPLKPKLIFISMLAVVCFSLQCLNLDPFLFEGEALESYKFDFYGGERELDDVIDSLGLIRPEKIHELTLQSGSDSIAAILLGPQSYFTSEDTVILYLHGNTKHLDYYWPKIRLLYESGYPVFAIDYRGFGRSSGVATEENIYEDGHTALSYLKNHGNPQIVVIAYSLGSLIGGKITSHNPYESIIALSFIAPIGSIETLVKDALYFDVPGSYVTTFRGNNMERIKQIDIPFLWLHGTEDETLALETNGLPIWENYTGREGFAAIIENAAHTDIPSVVGYSKFIEWIRAFISGEGKMVVDFEQK